Genomic window (Macaca thibetana thibetana isolate TM-01 chromosome 6, ASM2454274v1, whole genome shotgun sequence):
GGccaggaaagaaaacagagctCAAGAGGGTCCACAGGAAGGTTTCCTTCCTTATCTAGTCCCCAGAGgcttttttttccaagtaaaacTCCCCAGGAactaaaaacaaaggaaacacaaAAAATTCAACGTGGTGTAGACATTTTGGTAGAAGAACTTTTATTGAACAGTAAGATTTAAGATTTCACCAGGTGAGAAGGGGAATTgaaaattaggagaaaaattCCTAGGGGACCAGTTAGCCAGAACAAGGAATGGGGTGCAGGGAACTTCTTAGGGATATACCTTCCCCACACTACGGGTAGAGGAGCAGCATCAGAAGCAGGGCACTGGAGAGAGGCATAGAAGAGAATCACCTTCTCCTGGCCCAGGCAAGCTACCTGGTGTACCTTCAAGTTCAGGCCAGCTGCTGTTCCTGCTGGCTCTTGGAGATGAAAAGGTTTCCCATGCCCCTACCTCCTCCTGAGTTAATTCTCTCCAGGTGCTTCTCTTGATGTAAACCCAGGGTGCTATTAGCAGGCTCCTTTTTGTTCTCTTGCTCAAATCCTTTCCAACCTGCGGAGCTCTGCTGTTTCTAATTTCTAACCTCCATCTTGTTTCTTTGCCCCAATATTGAATTCTGCCATAATCTTCAGATCAACTCTAgttgtctccattttttttctgaatgctaAAACCTTCCAGCCATCTTCTCTTCCACTCCCTGCCCACTCACGAGTCACCTGCATTTCTTACCACAGTCGTCATCCTTGTTTCCATGAACGATCCTCTCCAGGGCTTCCTGCCAGAAAAGTATTTTGCAAGTTTCACTTGAATTTCTACACAATATAATTCTGaacatgtaaataatatataaagccAATCTATGTTTGGAGCTAAGAGTGACAACAATCTCTCACACTACAGATCCGTCCCAAATTGGTAATgccctaaaaataataataaaaataaggtgCATAAAAAATACTCAAATCCCTTCGGTTAGTACAAAAACAACTGGTGACCTAAAAACTCAAGGAATGGCTCAGAGTAAAGGGAAATGTAATGTTGACTCTGGTTTACAGAAAGTGAATCTGAGTCATGGCAGACCCTGAAATTTCACATGAACTCATTCTGCCTGTAAATGCCCCGGCATCAATAGTGAGCAAACGTGCATTCTGGCCAGCCAGGCAGAAGCACTTTGTTTTCCATTGTGCGGTGACGCCAGATCCCCATTGCTTCTGACAAAGGCCCTCGTCAAGCCTGTGTGTCATCGCTTGCGTTTGCCACAGCTGCAGGGAGGTGCGTGCAGACCCACTTCCCGACTGCGCATCAAACGGACTCCCTCGGGCCAAGACAGGCAAGCCGGGTCTGCGCGGGGTGCACTGCCACCTGCTGGACTTCATGTGGTGGAGCAGCAGCCTGGAGAGGCTGCAGAGTCCAAAAAGTCCTGTCCTTGAGGTTTGCTTTCAGACAACGGCCAGGCCTGACTGCAAGAACAAAAACACTAGCAGAAATATGCACCCGTTACGCAAACCAGTCCTTAAGGCTGCACGTGATCCTTTCCTAACTACAGAATGTGGTGTGGCGTGTATGTGTGCACCAGTGtgtatggggggggggggggagggagggtgcACCCATTTGTGGTGGGGGGGTATaatgtggtgtgtgcatgtgcatgtgtctgtacaTGACCTCTCACAGGTAGGAAAAGTGGCATCGTCGTCATCTTGTTGGATTGGTAAGGAATTGTTCAGTTGACAgagatttttatataatttgttcCATTTATTTCCTCGCTACGCCGTACAAGTAGATAAAATGTTCTCGACCAAATGAATTGCCAGTGCTCTGGCTTTCTAGTAGAATtactcatgacctaatcacacTGGAGGCTGACAGCTAACTAATGATCTTACCCTCTTCTCAAAACACTTTGTCATATGAGAACAAAGACTGTCACGATCCCCCAGCCAGGCAGGGCTGGCCCTGGGCTTGGAGGTGGCGACCAAGTAAGACACAGCCAGCTATGGGAAGAAGTCAACCGCTTCCATGAGGCCAATTGTGGGTGTCTCAGGAAACAGACAAGTTGAGAGTCTAGATTTTTGCCAGATCCTCTGTCCCTTTAGAGACATGCTTGCGTGTCACATGTATGAGGCAACTTTCCCTGCCTAGGAGGTTACTGACTTAAACCCAGGGACACTTCTTGAAGTGGGAGGCCTGACAGACAAAAGCAAAGGTGTTTGATGAATGGCCCTGCTGGTTGGTGATGTGGAAGTGTTTGCTGACAGTTCTGGAAACACCAGGGAGCCAACAGATTGAGTGTTCTATATTTTCCTGGCTACTAAATAATAACAACTACAGTTTCCTGAGGGCTTACTCATGCCAGGCAGAAGGCTAACTGCTTTACCTTTGTATTTTTGTTCATGAAATCCTCAAAATTGCTCTATAAGCCATGCACTATGATCAGCCCTGCTTTcctggtgaggaaactgaggcccagaggggtaAGTTCCCTGCCTAAAGTTACACAGCTCAGGAGTAAGGGGAGGACTCAGGTCTCTGTGGGCCAAAGGCCAGGCTCCTGATGCTGACCCTCCTGCTTCCCTGCCATTAGAGCCCTGCGAGGCCCAGACCTGCCCTCTATTTTCCTGCTCATTTTAGGGCCACAGTGACTCACCAGCCACATGCCCACACCACTCATTTTCACGGAGCCTTCGAGTATGAGAGCAGGGCTTGAGGAAAGAGCTTTCGTTCACTTTGTTTTGAGCCAGGGCAACAGACTGGGAAGTGGTTGGAACACACAGTTCTGGGTCAGAGGTCAGAGAACAGACAGGACTCCAAAGGCTAAAGCAAACAAGATTTCTCACAGCAGATCTGGCTGCATTGAGACCCGTGGGCTGGGGCTGGCCAATCTGTCCCCACGTGGGATAGACTGTGTCCAGAAGGGTGGCCTGGCCTGTTCCTGGCTagagcagatgaggaaaccacTGTCCTGGATTCAGCTCCCAGTTCTGCCACATTCCAACTGAGGGCCTGTGGGATAGTTGTGAAGAGCCACATATGGCAACGTCATCTCTCAGGAACCCAAGACACCAAGGCTCCTCACTTTAACATGGCAGTGACACCAGCCAGCATGCCGAACTGTTGTGGGGTAATGAATGGAAGCTAATGTATGAGAAGGAGCTGTTACACTCCAGGACTCTAGATATCGAATTTTATGGTTATCAGtttcacagcaaaaaaaaaaaaaaaaaaaaaaaaacctctcattCTCATATTATTCTTATTAGTTCTGGCATGCACTTACATGAGAAATGGCGAAGGGATATTCTGCTTGCAGTCTTTTGCCGTCTGGCAAAAACTTTCCAGACAGGGTGTCATCGTGTGCAGCTTCCATGATGCAGTTTGATACTGATAGGTAACAAGAGTGACACGTTTTATCAAAATCTTCCTATGTGGCTCAAGGTCACTTCCACTGACACCAGTGCTATTAATATTTCCCCCATTAAGCCAACCCGTTCTAAGAACCAAAGAGAATACCATAGTTCCAGGTTTCGGTTTAAAGGCGCTGATGGATGAGAGTAAGAAGGGAATGAATGAGGAAGTCCAGTCCTCCTGCAGGAGCGGGGAAGCTAAGACCCAGGCCAGCACTGTCCCCCGACAGCCTTCTCAAGGGTGCAGGGCAGCCACGCGGAAACTGGCACTCACTAGGCCAAGACAGCGCAGCCTCCAACCTTCAGACAAAAGCCTTTTGTCTGGGAGGTGCTGGGGGACACCACACAATGctgtttctttctaaattatttttttcccctgaatgcTATCTAGATCCTGGAAATCTATTTccatgaaatgattttaaaatatcctataTGATAAGTGAACACTTGTCATAGACATGAATGTCCAGCATAAGGGGCATAGTTAAGCAGAGGATGGTGTATCCCATGATGTTTATGAGAGTTTATAAACATGTGGAAGAAGGGTACAATAGCATAAAGGAAGGCTTGTGTTAGGCTCACatatgagaaataaagaaacaagaaaaaaaagctgcAGGCAGGAGCATACGATGGTAGGGGCTGACAGCACACAAGATACATGCTGAAACTATTCTGTAGGATACTGAAATGGTGGATACTGACCTGCATTcgtcaaaacccacagaactgtACGACACAGAGAATAAACCTTAAAGTAAATGATAgactttatttaataataatacatgaaTATTGGTTCACTAATTGTAACAAACATACGGCACTAATACAAGATCTTTGTtacaagatgttaataataggggaaactatGTGCAGGGAAGCAGGGCAGAGGGAAACAGCTGTCCTAGCTGCTCAATTTTACTATAAACTTTATACTGTTCTAAAAAGTGAAgtctataattttcttaaaactaaaaataaataaagaaataaccagAAGGCAATACATCAAAATATGAATAGCACCGTTTTTGGATAGTGAGATTATGACtaactgcttttttgttttttacttttctgattttctgcattttaattttatcaatcaggtaaaactaatgaaaagttTTACAATCTTGTCTGCGTGACTATTCTCTGAGGCAGGAACTGTGTTGGCTCACAGTGCTCTGTGGTCTAGTTCCCCAAACACAGCAGGAATTTAGTAAGTTTtgttctcgctctgtcgcccaataGAGCACATGCACTTTTATATATGTCTTTAACTCTGTCTGCCTTGCAGCCTGCAAGCTGATCGCCTCATGGCCCGAGAGAGGGCAGCAAATGCAAATGTCTTTAACTTAAAGTAATAATTGTGAGAGGAACAGATCAGAGCATCTAACGAGTGGTTGGTTGGGTCACTGTAAATTGAAAATCTCTCCTTAAGTGGCTAGAGGCCTGCGTGGGCATCTCGAGAAGCCTCTATTAAGTGGCATCAATGGGTAGAGTGGTGGGTGCTGATATAAGACCAAACCCAAGATATCATGTCATCAAACAAGAAGCATGGGCAAGGCTTTGGCACATAGAAATTGCTGCAGTGGGATTGGTTTGAGAATTGGGAACAATTATACCAAAAGAATTCTTAGTTGAGTGTCTGATTCTTGGTGAACAGTCAACAAATTGTAACTGATACTTGAGAGCATTAGAGGGGTTTGTTAGATCCTAGTTTTAGGATTATTTAGGAATAAAGCTCAGAGATAAAGCAATCCTTCATATTCAAGTTGTTTTACAATTTACAATGCTTCTTGACATTGACCTCATTAACTGCCTTCATTTGTAACCTTGTATGACTGCaagctccttgaagacagggCCATGTCTTGGTTTTGTATCTCCCCCTCTTAACACTATGTCTGGCACATGGTGGGTTCTTACAATGGATTAAAGGCTCTTACTGCAAATTCACTGATGCCTCCCATCCAGAGGTGatgtctatgtattttatttccccttttgaTTCTGGGCCTGTGACTATTTTGACCAACTGAGTATGGTGGAAGTGACATTATGACACCTCTGAGCCTAGCCTTAAGGCAAAGTTGGTCTCTTGGAGCCCTGAGCTTTCATGTAAGAAGCCCAGCTACCCTGCTGATGAGTCCCTGTGAAAAGGCCTAAGACCACATGGAGAGGGAATGGAGCCCAGCAGAGTCCAGCCTTCCAGCCTTCCTCGTCAAGGGATCAGATAAGTCGACAAAGCCATTTTGAGCAGTCCAGATCAGATCAGCTGCTATTTGAATATCTCAAAGGACTCCAGCTGACTCTACAGGGAGCAGAATCAGCCAGCTGAGTCCTGTGTGAGTTTCTTATCAACAAAAGTCATGAGATACCTCGAAATGATTGTTTCAGCCACTAAGCTGGGTTCATTTTTTATGCAACAATAGATAGCTAGAACCGCTCTTACTAGATGTTTGctatggatggataaatggatgggtggatgggtggatgggtggatggatggatgggtggatggatggatggatgacttaGAAGGGCCATTGTTTTTCCTAGAGGAATAATGCTCAGAGAAAAAGCAATTTGCCAGAGTTCCTGTAGTAAGCATTTGTCATTATTTCCTCCTCCCTTAGCATCTAAACCTCCTTCTCCTTTTGGAGAATTTTTGGTCTTATTAGGTAGAGCTACTTcaaattacagaaatgaaaataccaTGTATGCCCTTCCACAGCCTTCCTTAAAGCTAAGGTACAGGCCCGTGGTGCAAGATCTTCCAGTGAGACACTCCTGCCTCAAACTGAATCAGAAATTGGGGCAGGCTCCATTCCAGTAGCTGGGGGGCAGCAGTTGGAGTCTCAGCAACACAGACCCTCCAGAAGCCCCGCAGCCATAGCCCCAGCAGCAGGGTCCCGTGTCCAGGCTCCCTGGTACAAGCCCCCCAGCCAGGTCCCATGTCTAGTGATATGAGCCAGGGTTGCTGTGTCCGGCAGCAGCAGTATCTTCACTGCATTGTGAATCCAGGCCGTTCTTCCTACCTCCAAGTTTGTCATCTCTCCCTCTCAGGGGTGGGGTGAGCTATGCTGTCCTATATGTTTTTAATAAGTTTCCTCTCTGCTGAAAGCTAGGAACCCTGGCTGACAGTACCAGATGCGGATTTCTCATTCTAGGATGCCATGTTCTCTATGAATAGTTTTCAAATGGTGTCCTCAAGGTCCTAGGGTTCTGCAGAGGAAAAACAATGGGGCAAGAGAGCAGAACTCAGgacccccatcccccacacttCCAGACAAGCCACTTTTacgttttttttggagacagagtctcgctctgtcgctcaggctggagtgcaatggtataatcttggctcactgcaacctctacctcctgggttgaagtgattctcctgcctcagcctcccaagtagctggtattacaggcatctgcccccacacctggctaatttttgtatttttagtagtgacagggtttcaccatgttggccagactggtctcgaactcctgacctcaggtgatccacccgcctcgtgcTGAGGGAGGCTGGCACTTGCCCagtcacttttatatttttaacactttatatttttaatactttacattaaattgatatttttatattatttttataaatatgaatatttgatattatattttaatactttatatttaatactttatattttaatactttatagtTTTAATACTATGATCttctataaaattttctttggaaGAATAGTTCTGTTTCTAAAAAGCAAGGTTGAAAATGACCACTTACACATATAAAACCATAACCCATGTAATAGATTGTTtggtgaagaaaagagaattaagcAAGAGAAATGGTCACATAAATGTCACAGTGAGCCCTAAAAGAGATgcttttggggccgggcgcagtggctcacacctgtaatcccagcactttgggagactgaggcgggtggatcacctgaggtcaggagttcaagaccagcctgaccaacatagctaaactctgtctccactaaaaatacaaaaaaattagccaggagtggtggtgggtactcgtaatcccagctgctcaggagactgaggcaggagaattgcttgaacccaggagatggaggttgcagtaaaccgagatcgtgccattgcattccggCCTGagcaacaagtgtgaaactccatctcaaaaaaaaagagatgctcttggctgggtgcggtggctcacgcctgtaatcccagcccttggggaggtcaaggcgggtggatcacaaggtcaagagtttgaaaacagcctggccaatatggtgaaacctctactaaaaatacaaaagttagctagacgtggtggtgggctagtggtagtcccagttacttgagaggctgaggcaggagaattgcttgaacccgggaggtgaaggttgcattgagccgaaatcgcaccactgcactccagcctgggcgacagagcaagactccatctcaaaaaaaaaaagaaaaagaaaatagaaaaagagacttTCTTTGTTTCACAGTAGGTATCTCCAGGGGTTCCTCCTAGTTAAGGTTGGTTTTGACAGAAAAGTAAAACAGGACATTGCGGGGAGAGGCAATGACAAAGACTGTTTGCCAATATACATCTAGATATGGTTACTTAGAAGGTGTAGAAATGGAACCCCTGGGCCTTTCCTTTTGAAGTTTAATGTTATTAGAACATCTCAGTGGGTAGTAGCAGGGCCCTACACAACCAGCAGACTGGCAGTCACACCAGGGGAAAGGCCCATGAGGGATGATGAAATCTAGACGATGATGCAAGTTCAACCCCCAAGGACATGTCCTTCTCAAGGTGGGCTTGTCCCAGCATGCGTCAGGCTACAAAATCTCCTGTCCCAGGCACCTTGAACTATGGGGAATCCCTCTGGGGCAAtggctctgtgtgtctgttcatgtatGTGTACACGCACACGGGTGTGCCTGTGCAAACATAGAGATGCTGACGGTAACACCAGCACCTTCACCTGTGGTGGTGTAGAATGATCCCAGCTGAGGCTGGTGAGAAGGATCATCTTTTCCTGCCCCCCAGCCATAAGCAAAGGCTGCTGGCAATTGGCCAGAGCCTCAGGACTGGAGCATCTCTAATCTTCAACCACCACAGGAGGGAGCAGGGTCTGCCTTCAACCCACAGCACATCTTGCAAGGCAGCGAAAGCCCCAGAGCAGCACAGATGGGGCTCCCTGGACCAGGTGGCTTTGGGGTTCCTTAGACTCAGCACTAGAGTTGGGGAGATTCCAGCAGAGGCAAGAAGGACATTCTCTTGACAGTAATATGAGAGCTCGagctattttatttgaatatgttttaaaGCGTGGCTTTACTTTGTACTCCAAGCTGGAGAGATAGGAAATGTGTTCTATACACTGTCCTTGGGTTGGAAGAAACCTTAGGGTGACACAGACAATGAACGATGTACACgtaaagcagtggttcttaaccagggAGTGATTTTGACaacgtctggagacattttcagtgGTCACAATGGAGGCAGGGGTCTTACTGACATACAGTGGATAGAAGTCAGGTGTGCTGCTAAGCCCTATGATGCACAGCTCAGCTCCCcaaaataaagaattatctggctcAAAATGTTAATCTGAGGTTGGGAACCCTGACTTAGAGCAAGAGAGATCACTTCCAGctggttaaaaaataaaccaagggAAAAGATGAGAAATGTGTAAGACACCATGTCAGGGAAATATGTTCTCTGGATTTGAAATGTGTAAGAATCCACAGACTCTTATTGGAGGGGCTACAGGTGAGGTGCTGCCATGGATCACATGCTATCAAGTGTATATATAATatctcatgtttattttaaatccttGGTCTgtctggctggacatggtggctcatgcctataatcccagcacattgggaggccaaggcgggtggatcaccagaggtcaggagttctagaccagcctgaccaacatggtgaaaccccgtctctactaaaaatacaaaaattagctggacgtcatccatagtcccagctaccaggaggctgaggcatgagaatcacttgaacccaggaggcagaggttgcagtgagccgagatcacaccactgcactccagcctaaatgacagagcaagactccatctcaaaaaaaaaaaaaaaaaaaaaaaaaaaaaaaaatccttggtgATTCTGCTCTAATATTTTTGCTTTGGGTGGTATGTATTATAGTCTTGTGCAGTTGTGGTCTTTCTTTTAATGCAATTGTCCTACTTAAGTATTGACTTCTTCTGTCCTGTGAGCTCCTGTTGAAAGGGGGTGTTGGCTACTCTGGCACTCTGCATCAGGAAAGGAGTATAAGGGAGGGTAGGTGGTTCTAAAGCCCCAAGCATTAGAACCACCATTCCTACTCCCATTTGCTAACATTCTCATTTGCAACTCCAGCCAGGATTTACCTTTAGCTTTAGGAAGAAGAGCAATAGGGGTAAGTGGTTTGTCATCAGTTTCTAGAATCCATGCTTCCTTCTTGCTTCCATTGCTTCTTCAACATTGCTTTGCAGGAAGGAGCTGCTGCCACGCCAGTTGGACAACTAGCAGGAAGTGGAGATTCTGAATAAACGATTAATTAATTTCTAGAAGGACGATTAGAAGAGTAATAACTTACATGTGAAGCAGAGCTGGGTACCAGCTTATCATG
Coding sequences:
- the LOC126957472 gene encoding uncharacterized protein LOC126957472 isoform X4, with product MEAAHDDTLSGKFLPDGKRLQAEYPFAISHEALERIVHGNKDDDCAESPQAPRLRQSLRGETVFSMRRIDLRSYSIPTCTNQRPSQRR